In Desulfonatronovibrio magnus, one DNA window encodes the following:
- a CDS encoding ATP-binding protein produces the protein MHHESYKRFIECSFFGYAYHKVILNDQGRPVDYEFIEVNAGFEKMTGLTAEKILGRKVTEVLPGIQDSSFDWIGFYGRIAVEQTEEEFEQYSEPLKRWYKVSAYSPKKHHFVTIIQDITSEKGSEVKLLESREQKAATLHSIGDGVVSCDKSGRIQDMNPAAENLTGWTLDESVGRPLEEVFNSVALKDRGKEENPVSRVLRQGLAVDQDRYSVLLSRNGGKITIKTSCSPIRDNTGGITGAVLVFRDVTREHTANLLTQKRLELHDYAAVHSLDELMTKVLDDAEEFVDSSIGFYHFVEKDQKTLSLQRWSTRSLQELCHMPGNKMHYSIDQAGVWVEAAQRKKTVIHNDYESMPDKKGLPEGHARVIREVVVPVIRDGRVVAIMGLGNKPTDYDEKDVEIISFFADVTWDLVKQKRTQEALQNSITEKNLAQQELQRNARNLEIKNAELDTARIKAQAANRAKSEFLANMSHEVRTPMNAVMGMSSLLLDTELTSRQKEYALSIQRNSESLLRLISDILDISRIEREKLSLDIDEFNLQSFLEQLASEFQPKARKKNLEFTFDAGPEINCIVSGDEQRIRQILANLLDNAIKFTPRGHVEFSAQILEEEKNPHSGGRNMVTLDFEVRDSGIGISEDKLDHIFEKFSQADSSSVREYGGTGLGLAVARQLALLMKGDIRVASKPDQGSSFRFTVTLPSLGTNESQSGREETRHQEPAASGQESDFIESGSTLDLAQAAALARETADLVDQDLDLAWNKMQQVLTLPLPRDLLAQAQKGAALLQAFDTDQARQELEALIAGMKAE, from the coding sequence ATGCACCACGAAAGTTATAAGCGGTTTATTGAATGTTCATTTTTTGGATATGCCTATCACAAGGTTATTCTAAATGATCAGGGTCGGCCAGTGGACTATGAGTTTATTGAGGTCAATGCCGGGTTTGAAAAAATGACCGGTCTGACGGCTGAAAAGATCCTTGGCCGCAAGGTGACTGAAGTCTTGCCCGGTATCCAGGATTCTTCTTTTGACTGGATCGGTTTTTACGGCAGAATTGCCGTGGAACAGACAGAAGAGGAATTTGAGCAGTATTCAGAGCCGCTCAAACGCTGGTACAAGGTCAGTGCCTATTCACCCAAAAAGCATCATTTTGTGACTATCATCCAGGACATTACCTCAGAGAAAGGGTCTGAGGTGAAGCTGCTGGAAAGCAGGGAACAAAAAGCCGCCACCCTGCACTCCATAGGCGACGGGGTCGTCTCCTGCGATAAAAGCGGCCGGATACAGGATATGAACCCGGCCGCTGAGAACCTGACGGGCTGGACTCTTGACGAGTCCGTGGGACGTCCTCTGGAGGAGGTGTTCAATAGTGTCGCTTTAAAAGACCGCGGCAAGGAGGAAAACCCCGTATCCAGGGTTTTGCGGCAGGGGCTGGCTGTGGACCAGGACAGGTATTCGGTGCTCCTGTCCAGAAACGGCGGAAAGATAACCATCAAAACGAGCTGTTCCCCCATCAGAGACAACACGGGCGGCATTACCGGCGCTGTCCTGGTGTTTCGCGATGTGACCAGGGAACATACAGCGAATTTGCTGACCCAAAAAAGGCTGGAGCTGCATGACTATGCAGCTGTTCATTCCTTGGATGAGCTTATGACCAAGGTCCTGGATGATGCGGAAGAATTTGTGGACAGCTCCATAGGCTTTTACCATTTCGTGGAAAAAGATCAGAAGACCCTTTCCCTGCAGAGATGGTCAACCAGATCGTTACAGGAATTGTGTCACATGCCGGGCAACAAGATGCATTACTCCATTGACCAGGCAGGGGTCTGGGTGGAGGCTGCACAACGGAAAAAAACGGTTATCCACAACGATTACGAGTCCATGCCGGACAAAAAGGGCCTGCCGGAGGGACATGCCAGGGTGATTCGCGAGGTCGTGGTTCCGGTCATTCGGGATGGCAGGGTCGTCGCAATCATGGGCCTGGGCAATAAACCCACTGACTATGATGAAAAAGATGTTGAAATCATCTCCTTTTTCGCGGATGTAACCTGGGACCTGGTCAAGCAGAAACGCACACAGGAGGCTCTGCAAAACAGTATTACAGAAAAAAATCTGGCCCAGCAGGAATTGCAGCGGAATGCCAGAAATCTTGAAATTAAAAATGCGGAACTCGACACAGCCCGCATCAAGGCTCAGGCCGCCAACCGGGCCAAAAGCGAATTCCTGGCCAACATGAGTCATGAAGTCCGCACCCCCATGAACGCGGTCATGGGCATGAGTTCCCTGCTGCTGGACACTGAATTGACCTCCAGGCAGAAGGAATACGCCCTGAGCATCCAGCGCAACAGCGAATCTTTATTGCGCCTCATCAGTGACATCCTGGATATTTCCAGAATTGAACGTGAAAAGCTCTCCCTGGATATTGATGAGTTCAATCTGCAAAGCTTTCTGGAGCAACTGGCCTCAGAATTCCAGCCCAAAGCCCGCAAAAAAAATCTGGAGTTCACCTTTGATGCAGGCCCCGAGATAAATTGTATTGTTTCAGGTGATGAGCAAAGGATCAGGCAGATACTGGCCAACCTGCTGGACAATGCCATCAAGTTCACCCCTCGGGGCCACGTGGAATTCAGTGCGCAAATACTTGAAGAGGAAAAAAATCCTCATTCCGGGGGGCGGAATATGGTTACTCTGGATTTTGAGGTCCGGGATTCCGGCATCGGCATTTCCGAGGATAAACTGGACCATATTTTTGAAAAGTTTTCCCAGGCGGATTCGTCCTCGGTGCGCGAATACGGCGGCACTGGTCTGGGCCTGGCCGTTGCCAGGCAACTGGCTTTACTCATGAAGGGCGATATCCGGGTCGCCAGCAAGCCTGACCAGGGGAGTTCCTTTCGCTTTACAGTGACCCTGCCCAGCCTGGGAACAAATGAGTCCCAATCCGGCCGGGAGGAAACACGGCATCAGGAACCGGCTGCATCCGGCCAGGAATCCGATTTCATCGAGTCCGGCTCGACACTGGATCTGGCTCAGGCCGCGGCCCTGGCTCGGGAGACAGCCGATCTGGTGGATCAGGATCTGGACCTGGCCTGGAACAAGATGCAGCAGGTGCTGACTCTGCCCTTGCCCAGGGATCTGTTGGCCCAAGCCCAAAAAGGGGCCGCCCTGCTGCAGGCATTTGACACTGACCAGGCCAGGCAGGAGCTGGAAGCCCTGATTGCCGGCATGAAGGCAGAATAA